A genome region from Scomber japonicus isolate fScoJap1 chromosome 15, fScoJap1.pri, whole genome shotgun sequence includes the following:
- the LOC128374530 gene encoding zinc finger protein 84-like: MSRFQELKDLFKRRLINAARAHLFEHFEESISGVEKKIDHKRKLLDLVLYPDVKLQRTESPADVQQLLETREEVPSSSQDHQHPDPSHIKEEHEEVWTSQEGEQLQGLEEVDITKFISTPVPVKSEDDEEKPQSSHLHQRLTEEIKTEADGEDCGGSEPDRNSHPDTHLLPDTDDKTSDSSKLDTDGSDFWKETRQHPSVSDSHVRCKTDRGRLNPSENDKAFTERESLSQYMALHTEVKREDPDPPHIKEEQEEVWTSQEGGQLQGLEEADITKFILTPVPVKSEDDEEKPQSSHLHQRLTEQMETEADGEDCGGSEPDRNSHPDTHLLPDTDDKTPDSSEPDGSDFICSVCNNRFRSKSLFRYHRCDPESTQNHPCEEPKKRFCECPDCGKKFRYNSHLIEHQRTHTGEQPFNCSDCEHMTHHTRPEENPFCCSDCGEGYRWQYQLKIHECPSKSSQQSKTDFKKNDCGEAQQSRTLDPERHSKPDTDKKSLVSSDTNGSTDISFWKETIDEGCQTDKKSFTPTPIKSEDDEKKRLNPSENDKAFTERQSLSQYMALHTEVKREDPDPPHIKEEQEEVWTSQEGDQLQGLEEVDITKFILTPVPVKSEDDEEKPQSSHLHQRLTEEIKTEADGEDCGGSEPDRNSHPDTHLLPDTDDKTLDSSEPESDDSDFWTPIRKSHV; encoded by the exons ATGTCCAGATTTCAGGAACTTAAAGATTTATTCAAACGGCGGCTGATAAATGCGGCTCGCGCTCATCTGTTTGAACATTTCGAGGAATCAATATCTGGAGTTGAAAAGAAGATCGATCACAAACGGAAACTGCTGGATTTGGTTTTATACCCCGACGTGAAGCTGCAGAGAACAG agaGTCCTGCAGACGTTCAGCAGCTGTTAGAGACTAGAGAAGAAGTTCCCAGCTCCAGTCAGGACCACCAACACCCAGATCCTTCACACATTAAAGAGGAACATGAGGAAGTCtggaccagtcaggagggagaGCAGCTTCAGGGACTGGAGGAGGTTGATATCACCAAGTTCATATCGACTCCTGTTCCTGTGAagagtgaagatgatgaagagaaacCTCAGTCCTCACATCTTCATCAAAGACTAACTGAGGAGATAAAGACAGAAGCTGATGGAGAGGACTGTGGAGGATCAGAACCAGACAGGAACTCACATCCAGATACACATTTACTACCTGATACTGATGACAAGACTTCAGACTCTTCTAAACTTGACACTGATGGCAGTGATTTTTGGAAAGAGACAAGACAACATCCATCAGTCTCTGACAGTCATGTGAGGTGTAAGACTGACCGGGGACGATTAAACCCCTCTGAGAATGATAAAGCTTTTACAGAAAGAGAAAGTCTGAGCCAATACATGGCATTACATACAGAGGTAAAGAGGGAGGACCCAGATCCTCCACACattaaagaggaacaggaggaagtctggaccagtcaggagggagggCAGCTTCAGGGACTGGAGGAGGCTGATATCACCAAGTTCATATTGACTCCTGTTCCTGTGAagagtgaagatgatgaagagaaacCTCAGTCCTCACATCTTCATCAAAGACTAACTGAACAGATGGAAACAGAAGCTGATGGAGAGGACTGTGGAGGATCAGAACCAGACAGGAACTCACATCCAGATACACATTTACTACCTGATACTGATGACAAGACTCCAGACTCTTCTGAACCTGATGGCAGTGATTTTATCTGCAGTGTCTGTAACAACAGATTCAGATCAAAGTCACTGTTTCGATACCACAGGTGTGATCCTGAGTCAACACAAAATCATCCCTGTGAAGAACCCAAGAAGAGATTCTGTGAATGCCCCGATTGTGGAAAAAAATTTAGATATAATTCACACCTGATTGAGCACCAGAGAACTCACACAGGGGAGCAGCCTTTCAACTGCTCAGATTGTG AACACATGACACACCACACCAGGCCAGAGGAGAACCCATTCTGCTGCAGTGACTGTGGCGAAGGATATCGTTGGCAATATCAGCTGAAAATACACGAGTGTCCTTCTAAGTCATCTCAGCAAAGCAAAACAGACTTTAAGAAAAATGACTGTGGAGAAGCTCAACAGTCCAGAACCTTAGATCCAGAGAGACATTCGAAACCAGATACTGACAAAAAGTCTTTGGTATCTTCTGACACTAATGGCAgcactgacatttctttttgGAAAGAAACCATTGATGAAGGATGTCAAACTGACAAGAAGTCATTCACTCCTACTCCAATCAAGAGTGAAGATGATGAAAAGAAACGATTAAACCCCTCTGAGAATGATAAAGCTTTTACAGAGAGACAAAGTCTGAGTCAATACATGGCATTACATACAGAGGTAAAGAGGGAGGACCCAGATCCTCCACACattaaagaggaacaggaggaagtctggaccagtcaggagggagaTCAGCTTCAAGGACTGGAGGAGGTTGATATCACCAAGTTCATATTGACTCCTGTTCCTGTGAagagtgaagatgatgaagagaaacCTCAGTCCTCACATCTTCATCAAAGACTAACTGAGGAGAtaaaaacagaagctgatggAGAGGACTGTGGAGGATCAGAACCAGACAGGAACTCACATCCAGATACACATTTACTACCTGATACTGATGACAAGACTTTAGACTCTTCTGAACCTGAGAGTGATGACAGTGATTTCTGGACACCGATAAGGAAAAGTCATGTTTAA